One window of Pectobacterium carotovorum genomic DNA carries:
- a CDS encoding rhamnogalacturonate lyase: protein MKRSVLLLVGAMLAPYGYSAQDNAVSLSVSGLNTVLDNGLLKVAFGEDGSAVSMVTGGKNIVTNLSGAARDPSKTRSAYLDYYINDAHAKGVKDFVPERVEVLRNDRDIAHVAYIDDRDGLLRLEYHLIMHRGISGLYSYVVAENSGNQDVKISELRNVYRFDPARLDHLYNGDRQGKPLLYSQLEASPKVQDETWRLPDGRIYSKYDFAGYMRAAPFWGVFGNGVGAWLIHGNREYFSGDALKQDLLVHQDAIILNYMTGSHFGTPDMVAPPGWKKFYGPWLLYINQGDTEQMLADAQRQALTEAVNWPYSWVNDSRYARDRTQVSGRIASQQSVTVVLSSSLDEPFDVQTRGYSYQATTDTQGNFVIPHVRPGNYHLAVYANSGTQPGILAEQTLSVSGDKQALPVITLPKAEPVVWAIGQANRQASEFRFGNEARNTRWQHEVPANLTFDIGRSDYQHDWYYAQTKPGKWDIRFALQPEKKTYFLNIALAAASNSGMSEPTMPQLAIAVNGSTLETLTYENDKTIYRGALQSGRYHIARIPVSSHFLKNGNNTITLQLKGGSVMYDVVTLSEE from the coding sequence GTGAAGCGATCTGTCTTGTTGTTGGTGGGGGCCATGCTGGCACCCTATGGCTATAGCGCGCAGGATAATGCGGTGTCGTTATCCGTTTCTGGTCTGAATACCGTTCTGGATAACGGCTTACTAAAAGTCGCGTTCGGGGAGGATGGCAGCGCGGTGAGCATGGTGACGGGAGGCAAGAATATCGTCACCAACCTGTCTGGTGCGGCGCGTGACCCGAGTAAAACGCGTAGCGCTTACCTCGATTACTATATTAACGATGCTCATGCTAAAGGCGTCAAAGATTTTGTCCCCGAGCGGGTAGAGGTGCTGCGCAACGATCGAGATATAGCGCATGTGGCCTATATCGATGACCGGGACGGGCTGTTACGGCTTGAATATCACCTGATTATGCACCGCGGCATTAGCGGGCTTTATAGCTATGTGGTGGCCGAGAATAGCGGAAATCAGGACGTTAAAATCAGTGAATTGCGTAACGTCTATCGCTTCGATCCCGCCCGGTTAGATCATCTCTACAACGGTGATCGTCAAGGAAAACCGCTACTCTACAGCCAGCTTGAAGCGTCGCCGAAAGTGCAGGATGAAACCTGGCGATTGCCGGATGGCCGCATTTATTCCAAATATGATTTTGCTGGCTATATGCGTGCTGCGCCTTTCTGGGGCGTTTTTGGCAATGGCGTAGGGGCGTGGCTGATTCACGGCAATCGGGAGTATTTCTCCGGCGATGCGCTCAAGCAGGATCTACTGGTACATCAGGATGCGATCATTCTGAACTACATGACGGGCTCGCACTTTGGTACGCCGGATATGGTCGCCCCGCCGGGCTGGAAAAAATTCTACGGTCCGTGGCTGCTGTATATCAATCAGGGCGATACCGAACAAATGCTGGCGGATGCTCAGCGTCAGGCACTGACGGAAGCCGTCAACTGGCCGTACAGCTGGGTCAACGATTCCCGCTATGCGCGCGATCGCACGCAGGTGAGCGGACGCATTGCCAGCCAGCAGTCGGTGACCGTCGTGCTTTCGTCATCGCTGGATGAACCGTTCGATGTGCAAACCCGTGGCTATTCGTATCAGGCAACGACAGACACGCAGGGGAATTTTGTAATCCCTCATGTTCGCCCGGGCAATTACCATCTGGCGGTATACGCCAACAGCGGTACGCAGCCGGGAATATTGGCAGAACAAACGCTGTCCGTTTCCGGTGATAAGCAAGCGCTGCCTGTGATAACCCTGCCCAAAGCCGAACCGGTTGTTTGGGCGATTGGGCAGGCCAATCGGCAGGCGAGTGAATTCCGTTTTGGCAATGAGGCACGCAACACCCGCTGGCAGCATGAGGTTCCGGCAAATCTGACGTTTGATATTGGCCGCAGCGACTATCAGCACGACTGGTATTACGCGCAGACCAAACCGGGAAAATGGGACATCCGTTTTGCCCTGCAACCTGAGAAAAAAACCTATTTCCTGAATATCGCACTGGCGGCAGCGAGCAACAGCGGCATGAGTGAGCCGACCATGCCACAGCTGGCGATAGCAGTGAACGGCAGCACGCTGGAAACGCTGACTTACGAAAACGACAAAACCATTTATCGCGGCGCGCTACAGAGTGGGCGTTATCACATCGCCCGCATCCCTGTGTCATCCCACTTTCTGAAAAATGGCAACAACACGATCACGCTGCAATTAAAAGGCGGCAGCGTGATGTATGACGTGGTGACATTAAGCGAGGAATAA
- a CDS encoding HlyD family efflux transporter periplasmic adaptor subunit, which produces MAGGTTPAAGLSPLRDELILHAGPANRDGSPSWTLEDPLRGLYFRIGWAEMAMLSRWSMGNAAQIVAEVNQTSALILDDSDVQYFNRFLQANSLTRVSGDEAMAQFSRQVEQSRVSIWRKLLKNYLFFRIPLWHPDRFLGATLPWIEPFFSRTFLKLTLLVAVLGLFLAGRQWETFKHTFLHFFTLEGAALAGLTLCFTKILHEFGHAYTCKRFGARVATMGVAFLVMMPVLYTDTSGSWKLTRRRQRMAIGAAGMMTELVLAAWATLAWSFLPDGMLRSAAFMLATTTWIMTLAINLSPLMRFDGYFLLSDGLQMPNLQNRGFSIGRWQMREWLFGLGDAPPEHFPRWLQRTLVGYAFAVWIYRFFLFTGIAILVYHMTFKLLGMLLFAIEIGYFVVMPVVNEVREWSKRRKDYRMNRNMTTTLTVSAVVLLLLMIPWQRSVYAPALLRAEQQSSLYMPVPAMIQRIDVRVGQAVNAGQTLFTLSSDALAYERQQLERQIATLNWQSTFQVFNKEAAGDHQRVKQEHEAALKKLQVLQRQSEQLTVRAPIDGVVADMATPLETSEWLGQGEWLAVVTKPTGGLVEAFVSEKDWQRLRTGAKGTFYLQDVSRSSLPLTIVEIASTATRDLNAAPELASIYGGDIATLSDAQRKLHPEQAVYRVLLSLPDDYRAQPQVLRGTVVMDGEAQSLLIRGWKVVSAVLIRELSF; this is translated from the coding sequence ATGGCCGGAGGTACGACGCCGGCCGCTGGGCTCAGCCCGCTGCGCGATGAACTGATCCTGCATGCTGGGCCCGCTAACCGTGACGGATCGCCTAGCTGGACGCTGGAAGATCCGCTGCGTGGCCTCTATTTTCGTATCGGTTGGGCGGAAATGGCGATGCTATCGCGTTGGTCGATGGGGAACGCCGCGCAAATTGTTGCCGAGGTTAACCAGACTTCTGCGCTGATACTTGATGACAGCGATGTGCAGTACTTCAATCGTTTCTTGCAGGCCAACAGCCTGACGCGGGTTTCTGGCGATGAGGCAATGGCGCAGTTTTCTCGTCAGGTGGAACAGTCGCGCGTTTCGATCTGGCGCAAGCTGTTGAAGAACTATCTATTTTTTCGCATTCCCTTATGGCACCCCGATCGCTTTTTGGGCGCGACACTGCCGTGGATCGAGCCGTTTTTCAGCCGGACTTTTCTCAAGCTGACGCTGCTGGTGGCCGTGCTGGGGCTCTTCCTCGCCGGACGCCAGTGGGAAACGTTCAAGCATACGTTTCTGCACTTCTTCACGCTGGAAGGCGCAGCGCTGGCGGGGCTGACGCTGTGCTTTACCAAGATTCTGCATGAGTTCGGCCACGCCTACACCTGCAAGCGCTTTGGTGCGCGGGTTGCCACCATGGGCGTCGCGTTTCTGGTGATGATGCCGGTGCTGTACACCGATACGTCCGGCTCGTGGAAACTCACCCGCCGTCGGCAGAGGATGGCGATTGGTGCAGCGGGCATGATGACCGAACTGGTGCTGGCAGCATGGGCGACGCTGGCATGGAGCTTCTTGCCGGACGGCATGCTGCGCAGCGCCGCGTTTATGCTGGCGACGACAACCTGGATTATGACGCTGGCGATTAACCTCAGCCCGCTGATGCGCTTCGACGGCTATTTCCTGCTTTCCGATGGATTACAGATGCCGAACCTGCAAAACCGAGGCTTTTCTATCGGCCGCTGGCAGATGCGGGAATGGCTGTTCGGCTTAGGTGATGCACCGCCGGAGCATTTTCCCCGCTGGCTGCAACGTACGCTGGTGGGCTATGCCTTTGCAGTGTGGATATACCGTTTCTTCCTGTTTACCGGTATCGCGATTTTGGTTTACCACATGACGTTCAAACTGCTGGGGATGCTGCTTTTCGCGATTGAAATCGGCTACTTCGTGGTGATGCCAGTGGTGAATGAAGTACGCGAGTGGAGTAAACGCCGTAAGGATTATCGTATGAACCGTAATATGACGACAACGCTGACTGTGAGCGCTGTGGTTCTGCTCTTGCTGATGATTCCCTGGCAGCGCAGCGTGTACGCCCCGGCGCTGCTGCGGGCAGAACAGCAAAGCAGCCTGTATATGCCCGTACCTGCGATGATTCAGCGCATTGACGTACGGGTTGGTCAGGCCGTGAACGCCGGGCAGACGCTGTTTACGCTGTCGTCTGATGCGCTGGCGTATGAACGGCAACAGCTGGAACGTCAGATTGCTACATTGAACTGGCAAAGCACCTTTCAGGTATTCAACAAGGAAGCGGCTGGCGATCATCAGCGGGTGAAGCAGGAACACGAAGCGGCGCTGAAAAAGCTACAGGTATTGCAGCGTCAGTCGGAACAACTGACGGTGCGTGCGCCTATAGACGGCGTGGTGGCCGATATGGCGACGCCGCTGGAAACGAGCGAGTGGCTGGGGCAGGGCGAATGGCTGGCGGTCGTCACCAAGCCAACCGGCGGGCTGGTGGAAGCGTTCGTGTCGGAAAAAGACTGGCAGCGGCTCCGCACGGGCGCAAAGGGGACGTTTTATTTACAGGACGTGAGCCGCTCGTCGCTGCCGCTCACTATTGTGGAGATTGCCAGCACGGCAACCCGCGATCTGAACGCCGCGCCGGAGTTGGCATCCATTTACGGCGGTGATATTGCCACGTTGAGCGACGCACAGCGCAAGCTGCATCCTGAACAGGCCGTTTATCGCGTGCTGCTCAGTCTGCCTGACGATTATCGTGCTCAGCCGCAGGTGCTGCGCGGCACGGTGGTGATGGACGGTGAGGCGCAAAGCCTGCTGATTCGCGGCTGGAAAGTGGTGTCCGCCGTACTGATTCGCGAGCTGTCATTCTGA
- a CDS encoding HlyD family efflux transporter periplasmic adaptor subunit, giving the protein MTERNTTAAQTEQDTRLALLAELLQLQSRARARETLDELAFFIVNETHNLVKYRQALLWDCDKRRLQAASGLASLDHNAPFCTEFSRLCRQWQEEGRQTQALQCRELPADDQILWQEHLPEFLLWLPLRLAQGETPLVLVLARDNAWLPAEIVLLEKLAEAYAHAWASLQKQRRRQTNTSPKKRRLILAGIVALALILLIPVRQSVLAPAEIVAHRPVMVRAPVAGVVDDILVRPNQAVSANQPLVRLDVRELENRLESARQAFATADAQYRQAQQQALFDANSKASLAVLQSRREQAQSEMDFLQRQQERMQLVSQRDGVAIFDDSSDWIGRSVAVGERIMMIADPHDVELEIQLPAADAIALENGAYVRLFLNVAPNSAQDARLEQIGYRAAPTPDNVMAYRLRARFTQDDPQLRVGLKGTAKLYGKRTVLFVYLLRKPLASMRVWLGV; this is encoded by the coding sequence ATGACCGAACGGAACACGACAGCAGCACAAACTGAACAGGATACACGACTGGCACTGCTGGCCGAGCTGTTGCAGCTGCAAAGCCGTGCCAGAGCGCGTGAAACGCTGGATGAGCTGGCGTTTTTCATCGTCAACGAGACGCATAATTTAGTGAAGTATCGGCAGGCGCTGCTGTGGGACTGTGATAAACGGCGCTTGCAGGCGGCTTCCGGGCTGGCCTCGCTCGATCACAACGCGCCGTTTTGTACCGAATTTAGCCGCCTGTGCCGTCAGTGGCAGGAAGAGGGGCGTCAAACGCAGGCGCTGCAATGCCGCGAGCTGCCTGCCGATGATCAGATTTTGTGGCAGGAACATCTGCCGGAATTTTTACTCTGGCTACCGCTGCGTTTAGCGCAGGGCGAGACGCCGCTTGTACTGGTGTTAGCACGGGACAACGCGTGGCTGCCAGCCGAGATCGTGCTGCTGGAAAAACTGGCGGAAGCGTATGCTCACGCGTGGGCGAGTTTGCAGAAACAACGTCGGCGGCAGACGAATACCAGCCCGAAGAAGCGTCGTTTGATTCTGGCTGGGATCGTGGCGCTGGCGCTGATCTTATTGATCCCCGTTCGCCAGTCGGTGCTGGCTCCGGCTGAGATCGTCGCGCATCGTCCGGTGATGGTGCGCGCCCCCGTGGCGGGCGTGGTGGATGACATTCTGGTACGGCCTAATCAGGCCGTTAGCGCCAATCAGCCGCTGGTGCGACTGGACGTGCGCGAACTGGAAAACCGACTGGAATCGGCCCGACAGGCTTTTGCTACCGCTGATGCTCAGTATCGTCAGGCACAGCAGCAGGCGTTGTTCGATGCCAATAGCAAGGCCAGTCTGGCCGTGCTGCAAAGCCGCCGCGAACAGGCGCAGAGCGAGATGGACTTTCTGCAACGTCAGCAGGAACGCATGCAGCTTGTTTCTCAGCGTGATGGTGTGGCGATTTTTGACGATAGCAGCGACTGGATTGGGCGCTCGGTGGCGGTGGGGGAACGTATCATGATGATCGCCGATCCGCACGATGTTGAGCTGGAGATCCAATTGCCAGCGGCGGATGCGATTGCGCTGGAAAACGGCGCGTACGTGCGCCTGTTCCTCAATGTGGCGCCGAATTCGGCACAGGACGCGCGGCTGGAGCAGATTGGCTATCGCGCCGCGCCGACGCCGGACAATGTGATGGCCTATCGGTTGCGCGCACGCTTTACACAGGATGATCCGCAGCTGCGCGTGGGCCTGAAAGGGACCGCCAAGCTGTACGGTAAACGCACGGTGCTGTTCGTTTACCTGCTGCGCAAACCGCTGGCGTCAATGCGCGTCTGGTTGGGCGTCTAA
- a CDS encoding efflux RND transporter periplasmic adaptor subunit, whose product MAFGIMRPLLLVSVLGLPLLGQAATTGDIRVQLSAQRYTVLSSEIAGKVTDIAVKEGEHFKQGDTLVTFDCTVLREKLNYSNAAENAARKKLAIADRLDKLNSISLSDVDQARSSVSMAQAESGVNRAMLQRCAIKAPFSGRVTETKVKRWESVPEGKELLAIYDDSAFELEMIVPSRWLVWLKQGSAFQVTLDETGLSYPAEISRLSSAIDPVSQSVKVFGRITQSTAGLLPGMSGVAQIVPPDAGSVSP is encoded by the coding sequence ATGGCTTTCGGCATAATGCGTCCGCTATTGCTGGTCAGTGTGTTAGGTCTGCCCCTGTTGGGGCAGGCTGCGACAACGGGAGACATTCGCGTACAGCTTAGCGCACAGCGCTATACCGTGTTATCCAGCGAAATTGCGGGGAAAGTGACGGATATTGCGGTGAAAGAGGGTGAACACTTCAAGCAGGGCGATACGCTGGTGACGTTTGACTGCACCGTGCTGCGCGAAAAGCTGAACTACTCAAATGCCGCAGAGAATGCCGCGCGTAAGAAGCTGGCGATTGCCGATCGGCTGGATAAGCTCAATTCGATCAGCCTGTCGGATGTCGATCAGGCGCGATCGTCGGTGTCGATGGCGCAGGCCGAAAGCGGCGTCAATCGCGCCATGCTGCAACGCTGTGCCATCAAAGCCCCATTCTCTGGTCGCGTAACGGAAACCAAGGTGAAGCGTTGGGAATCCGTGCCGGAAGGCAAAGAGCTGCTGGCGATTTATGACGACAGCGCGTTTGAGCTGGAAATGATCGTGCCGTCGCGCTGGCTGGTATGGTTAAAGCAGGGCAGCGCCTTTCAGGTCACGCTGGATGAAACTGGTCTGAGCTATCCGGCGGAAATCAGCCGCCTTTCTTCGGCGATCGATCCGGTCAGTCAGTCGGTAAAAGTCTTTGGTCGGATTACCCAATCCACCGCTGGATTGTTGCCGGGCATGAGCGGTGTGGCGCAAATTGTACCGCCTGATGCCGGCAGCGTATCGCCATGA
- a CDS encoding TolC family protein: protein MNQHIAHFWDSQQHDSQQQNVQHEATPRTAGSRALRIAVALACLGLAGCAVKPEPVTIEQQVAQALSDRTQMFANQEPVRGTITLDEAIARALKYNLQQRVALMEQAMEDDLLGVQNLDMLLPKLTARAGLQTRDNVAGSSSQSVTTGRQSLEASTSQDQTMRTADLTMSWNVLDFGISYFNAKVQANKSLAAEERRRRVVADITRQVRTAYWEAATAQRLQPEVTTALTQARQALEYARQTEQQRLLAPVEALRFQKNMLEMVRQLEIVDSDLVVAKSRLAALMNLPPSSKYDVVVPSESSLVAPKMAYSLDDLENFSMVKRPEVREESYLARNSVLETRKSLLRLLPGVSLFAGINGDSNSYLVNHQWANAGVQVSGNLLNVLSWSSVKRAGQANEDLAEVRRQALRMAVLTQVNVAWQEYQQSTRMFGRYQELARIQRGILNQTTLSVQHRAETQMEQVRVSTETILTTRARDRSFADVQNALGAVYQAAGLDVLPDNVNDVSLAALSSSIALTTGNLEKGGVAVPRLSLSTPATPATTTASAKTASTPSVAPVVTPIASSAATSSAGAGKPYRVVNTDMWDNLQSLQAGGSR, encoded by the coding sequence GTGAATCAGCACATAGCGCATTTCTGGGATAGCCAGCAACACGACAGTCAGCAGCAGAACGTTCAACACGAGGCTACACCACGCACCGCGGGTTCTCGGGCGTTACGGATCGCAGTAGCTCTTGCCTGTCTGGGGCTGGCTGGCTGTGCCGTCAAACCTGAGCCGGTTACGATAGAACAGCAGGTCGCACAGGCGCTGAGCGACAGAACGCAGATGTTCGCCAATCAAGAACCGGTACGCGGTACGATCACGCTGGATGAGGCGATTGCCCGTGCGCTGAAATATAACCTGCAACAGCGGGTCGCGCTGATGGAACAGGCGATGGAAGATGACCTGTTGGGCGTACAGAATCTGGATATGCTGTTACCAAAACTGACCGCGCGCGCTGGGTTACAAACCCGCGATAACGTGGCCGGTTCCAGCAGCCAGTCGGTCACCACTGGACGGCAGTCACTGGAAGCGTCCACCAGTCAGGATCAGACCATGCGCACCGCCGATCTGACGATGAGCTGGAACGTGCTGGACTTCGGTATCAGCTATTTCAACGCCAAAGTACAGGCGAACAAATCGCTGGCGGCGGAAGAACGTCGTCGTCGCGTGGTGGCCGATATTACCCGTCAGGTGCGTACCGCTTATTGGGAAGCGGCCACGGCGCAGCGTTTGCAGCCGGAAGTGACCACCGCGCTGACGCAGGCGCGTCAGGCGCTGGAATATGCGCGTCAGACCGAACAGCAACGCCTGTTGGCACCGGTTGAAGCGCTGCGTTTCCAGAAGAACATGCTGGAGATGGTGCGCCAGTTGGAGATTGTCGACAGCGATCTGGTAGTGGCGAAATCCCGTCTGGCCGCGCTGATGAACCTGCCACCGTCGAGCAAATATGACGTCGTCGTGCCGAGCGAAAGCAGCCTAGTCGCGCCGAAGATGGCCTACTCGCTCGACGATTTGGAAAACTTCTCGATGGTTAAACGCCCGGAAGTGCGTGAAGAGAGCTATCTGGCACGCAATAGCGTACTGGAAACCCGTAAATCGCTGCTGCGCCTGCTGCCAGGCGTGTCACTGTTTGCCGGTATCAACGGTGATAGCAACAGCTATCTGGTTAATCACCAGTGGGCGAACGCGGGCGTTCAGGTCAGCGGCAACCTGCTGAACGTGTTGTCGTGGTCATCGGTGAAACGTGCCGGACAGGCGAATGAAGATCTGGCGGAGGTGCGCCGTCAGGCACTGCGCATGGCGGTATTGACGCAGGTGAATGTCGCCTGGCAGGAATATCAGCAGAGCACGCGGATGTTCGGTCGCTATCAGGAACTGGCACGAATTCAGCGTGGCATCCTTAATCAAACCACGCTCAGCGTACAGCATCGTGCCGAAACGCAGATGGAGCAGGTGCGCGTCAGCACGGAAACCATTCTGACCACCCGCGCGCGTGACCGTAGCTTTGCCGATGTGCAGAACGCGCTGGGCGCGGTGTATCAGGCCGCTGGGTTGGATGTGCTGCCGGATAACGTGAACGATGTCAGTCTGGCGGCGCTGAGCAGCTCAATTGCCCTCACCACGGGTAACCTTGAGAAAGGCGGCGTTGCGGTACCTCGTTTGTCCCTGTCTACACCAGCTACGCCTGCTACCACGACGGCTTCGGCTAAAACAGCATCCACTCCATCCGTAGCACCTGTTGTGACGCCGATTGCCTCGTCTGCTGCGACATCATCGGCTGGCGCGGGTAAGCCTTATCGCGTGGTGAACACGGATATGTGGGATAACCTGCAATCCCTACAGGCGGGAGGTTCGCGTTAA